The following are encoded together in the Clostridia bacterium genome:
- the radA gene encoding DNA repair protein RadA has product MKTKTVFVCSSCGHEELRWMGVCPDCGEFSTFVEEVRAEEPKKAANAKPSRAFTAPAHINDVSAKGEDRSSTGIGELDRVMGGGIVKGSVTLVGGDPGIGKSTLLLQLCGTVGGKRKLLYVSGEESARQLKMRAERLGVNGGEIYILNETDIDSVIEAINSAAPEIVIIDSIQTMYCSAVTSSTGSVSQVRECTMRLTECAKSNEISVFIVGHVNKEGAIAGPKVMEHMVDTVLYFEGERSMSYRILRAVKNRFGSTNEIGVFEMTDRGLAEVENPSAKLLEDRPRGTSGNCVICLVEGSRPILTETQALVTPTGFGNPRRMANGFDYNRLAMLLAVLEKRCGYRFSVNDVYVNAVGGLKIDEPAADLGVCAALVSALKNAAVPETTLIFGEVGLGGEVRGVSGAVKRITEAERLGFTDCVLPAHTVRTLPDGFSTKLNLIPVKSVFEACGRLFGD; this is encoded by the coding sequence TTGAAAACCAAAACCGTATTCGTTTGCTCTTCCTGCGGACACGAGGAGCTGCGCTGGATGGGCGTCTGCCCCGACTGCGGCGAGTTCAGCACCTTCGTAGAGGAGGTGCGCGCCGAGGAGCCGAAGAAGGCCGCCAACGCCAAACCTTCGCGCGCATTCACCGCGCCGGCGCACATAAACGACGTTTCCGCGAAGGGCGAGGACCGCTCCTCTACCGGTATAGGTGAGCTCGACCGCGTTATGGGCGGCGGCATCGTCAAGGGCTCCGTCACGCTCGTCGGCGGCGATCCCGGCATAGGCAAGTCCACCCTGCTGCTCCAGCTCTGCGGAACGGTCGGCGGAAAGCGCAAGCTGCTTTACGTCTCCGGCGAGGAATCCGCAAGACAGCTGAAGATGCGCGCCGAGCGTCTCGGAGTTAACGGCGGCGAGATATACATTCTCAACGAAACCGACATCGATTCCGTCATCGAGGCGATAAACTCCGCCGCGCCCGAGATAGTTATAATAGATTCGATACAGACTATGTACTGCTCCGCGGTGACCTCCTCGACGGGCAGCGTTTCGCAGGTGCGCGAATGCACCATGCGGCTGACCGAATGCGCGAAGTCGAACGAGATAAGCGTATTCATCGTAGGCCACGTCAACAAGGAGGGCGCGATCGCCGGCCCGAAGGTGATGGAGCATATGGTAGACACCGTGCTCTACTTCGAAGGCGAGCGCAGCATGAGCTACCGCATACTCCGCGCGGTGAAAAACCGCTTCGGCTCGACCAACGAGATCGGCGTTTTCGAAATGACCGACCGCGGACTCGCCGAGGTGGAGAATCCCTCCGCGAAGCTGCTGGAGGACAGGCCCCGCGGCACGAGCGGCAACTGCGTAATCTGCCTCGTCGAAGGCAGCCGCCCGATACTCACCGAAACGCAGGCGCTCGTAACTCCGACCGGCTTCGGCAATCCGCGCAGGATGGCCAACGGCTTCGACTACAACCGCCTCGCGATGCTGCTCGCGGTGCTTGAAAAGCGCTGCGGCTACCGCTTCTCGGTCAATGACGTCTACGTCAACGCCGTCGGCGGACTGAAGATCGACGAGCCCGCCGCCGATTTAGGCGTCTGCGCCGCGCTCGTTTCCGCGCTGAAGAACGCCGCGGTTCCCGAAACGACGCTCATCTTCGGCGAGGTCGGACTCGGCGGCGAAGTACGCGGCGTCAGCGGCGCCGTCAAGCGCATCACCGAGGCCGAACGCCTCGGCTTCACCGACTGCGTGCTGCCGGCGCACACCGTCCGCACGCTCCCCGACGGCTTCTCTACGAAGCTGAACCTCATCCCCGTCAAATCCGTTTTCGAGGCGTGCGGCAGGCTTTTCGGCGACTGA
- the pepD gene encoding beta-Ala-His dipeptidase, translating into MDVLRGLEPRKMFEIFERISAIPHGSGNMNGIADFVERFAEERRLEHHRDGANNVVIISEATPGRMAEPALILQGHLDMVCAKDDDADFDFKTQALRLKVEDGLVGAEGTSLGADDGIAVAMMLALLDDNELSHPRLECVFTTDEEIGMIGANALDVSMLRGRRLLNLDSEEEGVITTGCAGGICLTGEFGAESEEIHGMLYKLTVQGLIGGHSGTEIIAQRANANKVLARLLTELQFRADFRLSCAEGGFFDNAIPRKAEALFISDSDGDAIAAAINASAEAIKHEYSLSDPGMTIALAPAGVADCRVLTPADQERLLFAWYQAPDGIVRMCDGLDDMVETSLNLGILKLDENGMKLTFMLRSMIDSAAEELHMRLESLFAFAGGKTVVSSSYGAWEFRQDSPLRDLCVKVYEEMYGSRPLVGTIHAGLEAAVIAAKLGGADCVSIGPTLRDVHTAAERLDADSAGRVYDYVKALIERKI; encoded by the coding sequence ATGGACGTTCTCCGCGGACTTGAACCGCGCAAAATGTTTGAGATTTTCGAGCGCATCAGCGCCATTCCGCACGGCTCCGGAAATATGAACGGCATCGCCGACTTCGTCGAGCGCTTCGCCGAGGAGCGCCGGCTGGAGCACCACCGCGACGGTGCGAACAACGTGGTGATAATCTCCGAAGCCACGCCCGGCAGGATGGCCGAGCCCGCGCTGATTCTGCAGGGACATCTCGATATGGTGTGCGCGAAGGACGACGACGCAGACTTCGACTTCAAAACGCAGGCGCTTCGCCTGAAGGTCGAGGACGGCCTTGTCGGCGCGGAGGGGACGAGTCTCGGCGCGGACGACGGCATCGCGGTCGCGATGATGCTCGCCCTGCTCGACGATAATGAGCTCTCGCATCCGCGCCTCGAATGCGTCTTCACCACCGACGAGGAGATCGGCATGATCGGCGCGAACGCGCTCGACGTTTCCATGCTGCGCGGCAGGCGCCTGCTCAACCTCGACAGCGAGGAGGAAGGCGTCATCACCACCGGATGCGCCGGCGGCATATGCCTGACCGGCGAATTCGGCGCCGAATCCGAAGAGATACACGGCATGCTCTACAAGCTGACCGTGCAGGGACTCATCGGCGGCCACTCCGGCACCGAGATAATCGCGCAGCGCGCGAACGCGAACAAGGTGCTCGCCCGCCTGCTGACCGAGCTTCAGTTCCGCGCCGACTTCCGACTTTCCTGCGCCGAGGGCGGCTTCTTCGACAACGCCATCCCGCGCAAAGCGGAGGCGCTCTTCATCTCCGACTCCGACGGCGACGCGATCGCCGCCGCGATAAACGCCTCCGCGGAGGCGATAAAACACGAATACTCGCTTTCCGATCCGGGTATGACGATCGCGCTCGCGCCCGCCGGCGTTGCGGACTGCCGCGTGCTGACGCCGGCGGATCAGGAACGGCTGCTCTTCGCGTGGTATCAGGCGCCGGACGGGATCGTCCGTATGTGTGACGGGCTTGACGACATGGTCGAGACCTCGCTCAACCTCGGCATCCTCAAGCTCGACGAAAACGGCATGAAGCTGACCTTCATGCTCCGCAGCATGATCGACAGCGCCGCCGAGGAGCTGCATATGCGGCTTGAATCCCTCTTCGCCTTCGCGGGCGGAAAAACGGTCGTTTCAAGCAGCTACGGCGCGTGGGAGTTCCGTCAGGATTCCCCGCTCCGCGATCTCTGCGTGAAGGTATATGAAGAGATGTACGGCTCGCGTCCGCTCGTGGGCACGATCCACGCGGGACTTGAAGCCGCGGTCATCGCCGCGAAGCTCGGCGGCGCCGACTGCGTTTCCATCGGCCCGACGCTCCGCGACGTGCATACCGCTGCCGAACGGCTCGACGCCGACTCCGCCGGACGCGTATACGACTACGTCAAGGCGCTTATCGAAAGGAAGATCTGA
- a CDS encoding metallophosphoesterase, giving the protein MKVALLADLHYSSAVADYDGRRTSGALDRLDRFITEVSGCDFILNLGDLVNGSGKRDIDRSDLRRVLKALDSQPLAVYHAIGNHDLWAMPRNELVQTLGLPAADYSFKRGDVRFVVLDANYSPEGGAPRDWTVAHVSESRLVWLERVLSREDFKWAIIVCHHCLDDLGTPEKPDVYAPDNAAEVRAIIERSGKVPLVVSGHYHEGRLRPVGGVMYYTQPAICEGDMLTFGILEIDPDTRKCGVEPHGLKVKPRLD; this is encoded by the coding sequence ATGAAGGTAGCACTGCTCGCCGATTTGCACTACTCCTCCGCCGTCGCAGACTATGACGGCAGACGCACCTCCGGTGCGCTCGACCGCCTCGACAGATTCATAACGGAGGTTTCCGGCTGCGATTTCATACTGAATCTGGGCGACCTCGTCAACGGCTCCGGCAAGCGCGACATCGACCGCTCCGACCTGCGCCGCGTTCTGAAGGCGCTCGACTCGCAACCGTTGGCGGTCTATCACGCCATCGGCAACCACGACCTCTGGGCTATGCCCCGAAACGAACTCGTGCAGACGCTCGGGCTCCCCGCCGCGGATTACTCCTTCAAGCGCGGAGACGTCCGCTTCGTCGTGCTTGACGCCAACTACTCACCGGAGGGCGGCGCGCCGCGCGACTGGACGGTTGCGCACGTAAGCGAAAGCCGCCTCGTCTGGCTCGAACGCGTGCTCTCGCGAGAGGACTTCAAGTGGGCGATAATCGTCTGCCACCATTGCCTCGACGACCTCGGTACTCCGGAGAAGCCCGACGTCTACGCGCCGGACAACGCCGCCGAGGTGCGAGCGATAATCGAGAGAAGCGGCAAGGTGCCGCTTGTCGTCTCCGGCCATTACCACGAAGGGCGACTGCGCCCCGTGGGCGGCGTTATGTATTACACCCAGCCCGCGATATGCGAGGGCGATATGCTCACCTTCGGCATACTTGAGATCGATCCCGACACCCGCAAGTGCGGCGTCGAACCGCACGGGCTGAAGGTCAAACCGCGTCTGGACTGA
- a CDS encoding DUF2007 domain-containing protein produces MAKEEKQEIKLKLLTTVSDFTESQMIVGLLKDEGIPVLVKDLGLGGFMKVTMGYTVFGRELYVSEADFERAAELVKAFFDRDADGGDGIKKHPFTVF; encoded by the coding sequence ATGGCAAAAGAAGAAAAACAGGAAATCAAACTTAAGCTGCTGACCACCGTCAGCGACTTCACCGAAAGCCAGATGATAGTCGGGCTGCTGAAGGACGAGGGTATCCCCGTGCTCGTCAAGGATCTCGGGCTCGGCGGCTTCATGAAGGTAACGATGGGCTACACCGTCTTCGGTCGTGAGCTGTACGTTTCCGAAGCCGACTTCGAGCGCGCGGCGGAGCTGGTCAAGGCGTTCTTCGACCGCGACGCCGACGGCGGCGACGGCATCAAAAAGCACCCGTTCACCGTATTCTGA